A genomic stretch from Telmatocola sphagniphila includes:
- a CDS encoding S1C family serine protease, with the protein MRKISHFGFFSALLMTGAFAGYSFHNHNQLQADSRNVASYPKELTSYRDIVKRCLPAVVSIEPLRKVRTSNGVTNQVTGVGSGVIVDSRGVILTNYHVVDGADSLAVLLSDGKRFVTTDIRGDRKTDLAVVKIHPDQPLPSLSFANSDEMEVGDRVLAIGAPYGLAGSVTHGIISAKSRNLKMNLYEDFIQTDAAVNPGNSGGPLINMEGKIIGINSAIKSKSGGFQGISMSISSNIAKQIMETLLRDGIVKRGYLGIGILDIDEQLAKQLGRKSNSGVVISRIYEDTPAAKAGLKVGDIITRIDEKSINTGDEFTKTIALLAAGKTSDLAIIRDGKPVNLRVLIEEQPATFGLKD; encoded by the coding sequence ATGAGAAAGATCAGCCATTTTGGCTTCTTTTCCGCATTACTAATGACCGGTGCTTTCGCCGGTTACAGTTTTCACAATCACAACCAACTCCAGGCCGATTCCCGGAATGTTGCCAGCTATCCCAAGGAATTGACCTCCTACCGAGACATCGTTAAACGCTGTCTGCCCGCCGTCGTGAGCATCGAGCCACTTCGTAAAGTCCGTACTTCCAATGGCGTAACCAATCAGGTGACCGGAGTCGGATCGGGAGTTATCGTCGATTCTCGAGGCGTGATTCTCACGAACTATCACGTGGTGGATGGAGCCGATTCACTAGCGGTTCTACTGTCCGACGGGAAACGGTTTGTTACCACCGATATTCGCGGCGACCGAAAAACCGATCTCGCCGTCGTCAAAATTCACCCCGACCAACCGCTTCCCAGTCTCTCCTTCGCTAACAGCGATGAGATGGAAGTCGGCGATCGCGTCCTGGCAATTGGTGCTCCCTATGGGCTGGCCGGGAGCGTGACACACGGCATCATCAGCGCTAAGAGCCGAAACTTGAAAATGAATCTCTATGAAGACTTCATCCAGACGGACGCCGCGGTGAATCCGGGAAACTCGGGTGGGCCGCTGATCAATATGGAGGGGAAGATTATCGGGATCAACTCGGCCATCAAGTCGAAATCGGGCGGCTTCCAGGGGATCTCTATGTCGATCAGCAGCAATATTGCCAAGCAGATCATGGAGACCTTGCTGCGGGACGGCATCGTTAAACGTGGTTATCTTGGCATCGGAATTCTCGATATCGATGAGCAGTTGGCGAAGCAACTCGGTCGAAAATCGAACTCCGGCGTCGTGATTTCCCGCATCTACGAAGATACTCCCGCTGCCAAGGCCGGACTCAAGGTCGGCGATATTATTACCCGAATCGATGAAAAATCGATCAACACGGGCGATGAATTCACCAAAACAATCGCTTTGCTGGCCGCGGGGAAGACCAGCGATCTGGCGATTATCCGCGATGGCAAGCCGGTGAATTTGCGAGTTCTGATCGAAGAACAGCCGGCCACCTTCGGTCTTAAAGATTAG
- a CDS encoding SpoVR family protein has product MNSSTFYNTNLPVHLRVLKDEIEAYAHEYGLDFFETIFEVVDADDLNEIAAYGGFPTRYPHWSFGMQYEELKKGYDYGLSKIYEMVINNDPCYAYLMQCNHLVDQKLVMAHVYGHCDFFKNNAFFAHTNRKMMDDIANHAAKIRDYSERFGEDEVESFIDRCMSIDDLIDIHSVAIKRRGEHSKYDFNEETNSIEAEPPRFKSKDYMDAYINPRERMSDEREPRKKQPTANFPDHPEKDVLLFLIEHAPLRNWQRDILSIIRDEAYYFTPQGQTKIMNEGWASYWHSTIMTQKVLQSSELIDYADHHSGTMAMSGGRLNPYKLGIELFRDIEERWNTGRFGSEYDDCDDLDTKRRWNRELGLGRKKIFEVRKIHNDITFIDTFLTPEFCHRHKLFSFGYNDSAEQYLIESREFDNIKKRLLFSLTNFGKPWIVVVNGNHRNRGELLLKHLHGGMDLKVDTARDTLANLQFMWNRPVHLETLIDGKPSLMSFDGNDHSTQLIGDNDDGKRKPDRKA; this is encoded by the coding sequence ATGAATTCCTCCACGTTTTACAACACGAATCTGCCAGTTCACCTTCGCGTTTTGAAGGATGAGATCGAAGCGTACGCGCACGAATACGGGCTGGATTTTTTCGAAACGATCTTCGAAGTGGTCGATGCGGACGATCTGAACGAAATCGCCGCCTACGGCGGCTTTCCGACCCGCTATCCTCACTGGTCTTTCGGGATGCAGTACGAGGAACTGAAGAAAGGCTACGATTACGGGCTGTCGAAAATTTACGAGATGGTGATCAATAACGATCCCTGTTATGCCTACTTGATGCAGTGCAACCATCTGGTCGATCAGAAACTGGTGATGGCTCACGTTTATGGGCACTGCGATTTCTTCAAGAACAACGCGTTTTTCGCCCATACGAACCGAAAAATGATGGACGATATCGCCAATCATGCGGCTAAAATTCGCGACTACTCGGAACGATTCGGCGAAGACGAAGTCGAATCGTTCATCGACCGCTGCATGTCCATCGACGACCTGATCGACATTCATTCGGTGGCCATTAAGCGGCGGGGCGAACATTCCAAATACGACTTCAACGAAGAAACGAATTCCATCGAAGCCGAGCCGCCCCGGTTCAAAAGCAAGGACTACATGGATGCCTACATCAATCCGCGCGAGCGAATGAGCGATGAACGGGAACCCCGTAAGAAGCAACCGACGGCCAATTTTCCGGATCATCCGGAGAAAGATGTTCTGCTCTTTCTGATCGAGCATGCCCCCCTGCGAAACTGGCAGCGCGATATCCTCTCCATCATTCGGGATGAAGCGTATTACTTCACACCGCAGGGTCAGACCAAAATCATGAATGAGGGCTGGGCCTCGTACTGGCATAGCACGATCATGACGCAGAAAGTCCTGCAGTCTTCCGAACTGATCGACTACGCCGACCACCATAGCGGCACGATGGCCATGAGTGGCGGCCGACTGAATCCGTACAAGTTAGGCATCGAACTTTTCCGCGACATCGAAGAACGGTGGAACACCGGCCGCTTTGGCTCGGAATACGACGATTGCGATGACCTGGATACCAAACGCCGCTGGAATCGCGAGTTGGGCCTGGGTCGGAAAAAGATCTTCGAAGTTCGAAAGATCCACAACGACATTACCTTCATCGACACATTTCTGACTCCGGAGTTCTGCCACCGGCATAAGCTCTTTTCGTTCGGCTACAACGACTCGGCGGAACAGTATCTGATCGAATCCCGGGAATTCGACAACATCAAAAAACGACTGCTCTTCAGCCTGACGAACTTCGGAAAGCCCTGGATTGTCGTAGTGAATGGCAATCATCGCAACCGCGGCGAACTACTGCTGAAGCATCTGCACGGCGGCATGGATCTTAAAGTCGATACCGCCCGCGATACCCTGGCCAATCTCCAGTTCATGTGGAATCGGCCCGTTCATCTGGAAACTCTGATTGATGGAAAACCCAGCCTGATGTCGTTCGATGGGAATGACCATTCGACTCAGCTGATAGGAGATAATGACGATGGCAAACGCAAACCTGACCGCAAAGCTTAG
- a CDS encoding class I SAM-dependent methyltransferase yields MAATLADIRIDKLWLNHYLKNYQEFLGPLRNEPVKLLELGIAKGDSLRHWSDWFPCATIAGLDIKPFQIESGYDRVHCYQGEQQDTRILDKIGNELAPEGFDIIIDDASHVGQLSRISFWHLFEHHLKPGGLYFIEDWGTGYWKDYPDGKHYTPPGVQFAWHERILNSLAKNNWIQNKRLLRKLVGYTRWNYVKSRFPSHNRGMVGFVKELVDECGIADATSPEFGCGQPRASRFEWVRFSHGHVIVKKPLLSETPTEPGREIYSGKFQLDQRF; encoded by the coding sequence GTGGCTGCAACACTAGCCGATATCAGGATTGATAAACTCTGGCTCAACCACTATCTGAAAAATTATCAAGAATTCTTAGGCCCCCTTCGAAACGAACCGGTCAAACTGCTGGAACTCGGGATCGCCAAGGGCGATTCCTTACGTCACTGGTCCGATTGGTTTCCTTGCGCCACTATCGCCGGCCTCGACATCAAGCCGTTTCAAATAGAATCGGGTTACGACCGGGTGCATTGCTACCAGGGAGAGCAGCAGGATACGCGAATACTGGATAAAATCGGTAACGAATTAGCCCCAGAAGGCTTCGATATCATTATCGACGATGCGTCGCACGTGGGGCAATTGAGTCGCATCAGTTTCTGGCATCTTTTTGAGCACCACCTCAAGCCCGGCGGACTCTACTTCATCGAGGATTGGGGCACGGGTTATTGGAAAGACTACCCCGATGGAAAGCACTACACGCCTCCCGGGGTCCAGTTTGCCTGGCACGAGAGGATATTGAACTCGCTGGCCAAGAACAACTGGATTCAAAATAAACGATTACTTCGCAAACTGGTCGGTTACACGCGTTGGAACTACGTCAAGAGCCGATTCCCCAGCCACAATCGCGGCATGGTCGGTTTCGTGAAGGAGTTAGTCGATGAGTGTGGGATTGCGGACGCGACCAGCCCCGAGTTTGGTTGTGGTCAGCCTCGTGCCTCCCGCTTCGAATGGGTCCGTTTTTCTCATGGGCACGTGATTGTGAAGAAACCGCTGCTCTCGGAGACGCCGACGGAGCCAGGAAGAGAAATATACTCAGGTAAATTTCAGCTCGATCAACGGTTTTAA
- a CDS encoding DUF444 family protein has product MGQKIERDFQRFRKIVRGKIKSDLSKYISRGEMIGRKGKELVSIPIPAIEIPQFKYGKRNSGGVGSGEGDVGAPLGPGGDENGIPQAGDEPGGHILEVDLSLDEMVEILGENLALPRIEPRGKKNIVSTKDKYNSIRQVGPESLRHFKRTYRRALKRQISSNTYDPINPKIIPIRPDKQYRSWRETPQPQAVAAIIYMMDVSGSMTDEQKEIVRIESFWLDSWIKKHYQGVETAYIIHDAVAREVDEHTFYHTRESGGTKISTAYELCKHLIDTRYPPESWNIYAFHFSDGDNWGDDIPQCQHLLHEKLLPRVNLFGYGQVESPYGSGEFIEHIGELSDKHENLVLSKVPNKDAILESIKDFLSTGR; this is encoded by the coding sequence GTGGGACAGAAGATCGAACGAGATTTTCAGCGGTTCCGCAAAATTGTCCGAGGCAAGATCAAGAGCGACCTGAGCAAATATATCAGCCGGGGCGAAATGATCGGCCGAAAGGGCAAAGAGCTGGTCAGCATCCCGATTCCCGCCATCGAAATCCCGCAATTCAAATATGGCAAGCGAAACAGCGGCGGCGTTGGCTCTGGCGAAGGCGATGTCGGCGCTCCGCTGGGTCCAGGCGGAGACGAGAACGGAATCCCTCAAGCAGGTGACGAACCGGGTGGCCACATCCTCGAAGTCGATCTCTCCCTCGACGAGATGGTGGAGATTCTCGGCGAGAATCTGGCTTTACCTCGCATCGAACCGCGTGGCAAAAAAAACATCGTTTCCACCAAGGACAAATACAACAGCATTCGTCAGGTGGGTCCGGAAAGTCTGCGGCACTTCAAGCGGACTTATCGGCGTGCGTTGAAGCGCCAGATTTCTTCGAACACCTACGATCCCATCAATCCCAAGATCATTCCCATCCGGCCCGACAAGCAGTACCGCAGCTGGAGGGAAACTCCCCAGCCGCAGGCCGTGGCCGCGATTATCTACATGATGGATGTTTCCGGCTCGATGACAGACGAGCAAAAAGAGATCGTTCGGATCGAATCTTTCTGGCTCGATTCCTGGATCAAGAAACACTACCAGGGGGTAGAGACCGCGTACATCATTCACGATGCCGTCGCCCGGGAAGTCGATGAGCACACTTTCTATCACACGCGGGAATCGGGTGGCACCAAGATCAGCACGGCTTATGAACTTTGTAAGCATCTGATCGATACCCGCTATCCCCCGGAATCCTGGAACATCTACGCCTTCCACTTTTCAGACGGCGACAACTGGGGCGATGATATCCCGCAGTGCCAGCATCTTCTGCACGAAAAACTGCTGCCGAGGGTGAACCTGTTCGGGTACGGTCAGGTGGAAAGCCCGTACGGCTCGGGCGAATTCATCGAACATATCGGAGAGCTATCCGACAAGCACGAAAATCTGGTGTTGAGTAAAGTCCCCAATAAAGACGCCATTCTGGAATCGATTAAGGACTTTTTGAGCACCGGGAGGTAG
- a CDS encoding glycosyltransferase, whose amino-acid sequence MRITHLTASFMFGGPERQMLGLAQNSQNSHSFLSFSESGRSTRFVRQARDLNIPAKTLAHDTPYLLEARRDVIRELARSKADAIICHGYKSNLIGRKAARQLKIPALAVCRGWTGESPRIRLYELFDRCQLRKMDGVICVSQALARQVRAAGVPKSKIHVICNAVRPELFRQDRAASRERVMSLFRKIPADSFVIGSAGRLSREKGFDLLITAAVQVVSRYPRVRFALFGEGSERASLQRQIEKFKLEEFFFLAGFTEKLDQMIAGFDAFVSASTTEGLPNVLLESAAVGLPIVATAVGGVPEIVKDQQTGILVPSGNPNRLANSLGEVVEKPELAKKLGKNAREYVARHFSFAAQADEYDTYLSGFVPGQDHCVEERRRAA is encoded by the coding sequence ATGCGAATCACTCATCTTACCGCCTCGTTTATGTTTGGCGGTCCCGAGCGGCAAATGCTCGGTTTGGCCCAGAACTCCCAGAATTCGCATAGCTTTCTCAGTTTCTCCGAAAGCGGCCGCTCCACGCGTTTCGTACGCCAAGCTCGCGATCTGAACATCCCGGCTAAGACGCTGGCCCATGATACGCCGTACCTGCTGGAAGCTCGTCGAGATGTGATTCGGGAACTCGCCCGCTCCAAGGCCGATGCCATTATTTGCCACGGCTACAAATCGAATCTGATCGGCCGAAAGGCTGCCCGCCAGTTGAAAATTCCCGCTCTGGCCGTTTGTCGAGGTTGGACGGGAGAATCGCCCAGGATTCGCCTGTACGAATTATTCGACCGCTGCCAGCTTCGCAAAATGGATGGCGTAATTTGCGTATCCCAGGCTCTGGCTCGGCAGGTGCGGGCAGCAGGTGTGCCTAAATCGAAAATCCACGTGATCTGCAACGCGGTACGTCCCGAATTATTCCGGCAGGATCGCGCGGCCAGCCGCGAACGCGTTATGAGTCTGTTTCGAAAGATTCCTGCGGATAGTTTCGTTATCGGTTCCGCCGGGCGTTTGAGCCGCGAGAAGGGTTTTGATCTCCTGATTACCGCGGCAGTGCAAGTCGTATCGCGATATCCGCGTGTCCGGTTCGCACTGTTCGGCGAAGGGTCCGAAAGAGCTTCCCTGCAAAGGCAAATTGAAAAATTCAAATTGGAGGAATTTTTCTTCCTGGCCGGGTTCACGGAAAAGCTCGACCAGATGATTGCTGGCTTCGATGCTTTTGTCTCCGCTTCGACGACCGAAGGTCTTCCCAATGTGCTCTTGGAGTCCGCCGCCGTCGGACTGCCTATCGTTGCTACGGCCGTTGGCGGCGTGCCTGAGATCGTAAAAGATCAACAAACCGGAATTCTGGTTCCCAGCGGCAATCCGAACCGCCTCGCAAATTCACTCGGTGAAGTGGTTGAAAAGCCGGAGCTTGCGAAAAAACTGGGTAAAAACGCCCGGGAGTATGTGGCAAGACACTTTTCGTTTGCGGCCCAGGCGGACGAATACGATACTTACCTCTCTGGATTTGTCCCAGGCCAGGACCATTGCGTGGAAGAAAGACGGCGGGCCGCGTGA
- a CDS encoding glycosyltransferase, protein MIANPLRVCYCIDNLAPAGTEKQLLRLLETLDREKIQPHLVLLDGYCEKSLALEPKGIPILRLGVKKLASGKAWRAAREFRGFLKSHRIDVLQVYFIDSARLAIPVARTAGVKRIFHVRNNCGYWSTRKLPFLDRFLHRLTDLFLTNSEVAREEWTRLGIPDWKIRILDNFLPTPTATFHPPFQKSVPVVGLVANLRPVKNVDGFLRMAKRIAEKGIRAQYRIAGDGTERAALQRLSEQLGIDPFVRFEGQLSDIKGFLDDLDIAVLCSHSESNSNALLEYLAAGKPVLATDVGRNREWLERTISGAIVDLADEPSWADHLVNMLEDQTETTRRARSGWELYSKLVNESRSIKQWYKLYSIETSDVWPACSVSGYPSRRSA, encoded by the coding sequence GTGATAGCCAATCCCCTGCGAGTCTGTTATTGCATCGACAATCTGGCTCCGGCTGGTACCGAAAAGCAATTGCTGAGACTGCTGGAGACGCTCGATCGCGAAAAAATTCAACCTCATCTCGTACTACTCGATGGATATTGCGAAAAATCCCTCGCCCTCGAACCGAAGGGAATACCAATCCTCCGGCTAGGTGTTAAAAAACTCGCAAGCGGGAAGGCCTGGAGAGCAGCTCGAGAGTTCCGAGGCTTTTTAAAATCCCATCGGATTGATGTTCTGCAAGTCTACTTCATCGATAGTGCCCGATTGGCCATCCCGGTCGCTCGAACTGCCGGGGTAAAACGAATATTCCACGTCAGAAACAACTGCGGTTACTGGAGCACCCGGAAGCTGCCATTTCTCGACCGTTTTCTCCATCGACTCACCGATCTGTTTCTCACTAATAGCGAAGTAGCTCGGGAAGAATGGACTCGCTTAGGAATTCCCGATTGGAAAATTCGGATCCTGGACAATTTTCTTCCCACTCCCACGGCGACATTTCATCCGCCGTTTCAAAAATCAGTTCCCGTAGTCGGCCTGGTAGCGAACCTCCGGCCGGTCAAGAACGTCGATGGCTTTCTACGAATGGCCAAGAGAATCGCCGAGAAGGGCATCCGCGCCCAGTATCGCATCGCCGGGGATGGTACGGAGCGAGCAGCACTGCAACGCCTCAGCGAACAACTGGGCATCGACCCGTTCGTTCGTTTCGAAGGGCAACTCTCCGATATTAAAGGCTTTCTGGATGACCTCGATATCGCCGTGTTGTGTTCGCACTCCGAAAGTAATTCGAACGCTCTGCTGGAGTATTTAGCGGCCGGGAAACCGGTTCTGGCGACCGATGTGGGCCGCAATCGCGAATGGTTGGAGCGTACGATTTCGGGGGCGATAGTCGACTTGGCGGATGAGCCTTCCTGGGCCGATCATTTAGTGAATATGCTTGAGGATCAAACTGAAACCACCCGACGTGCTCGGTCGGGTTGGGAGTTGTATTCGAAGCTCGTCAATGAGAGTCGATCGATCAAACAGTGGTATAAGCTCTACAGTATCGAGACTAGCGATGTGTGGCCGGCATGTTCGGTTTCTGGATATCCGTCCCGCCGTTCGGCTTAA
- a CDS encoding PrkA family serine protein kinase, whose translation MVTGKSLLNELQTAYDVNDYRKLHWEGTFEDYLNVVLENPKVTRSAYQRLYDMIISYGTEEVYENKEKIIRFKFFTDFATRQGDGIYGIDRSLMQLVNTFKSAAQGYGTERRVLLLHGPVGSAKSTIARLLKRGLEEYSRSDDGMLFSYSWKMPDGNWQKCPMHEEPLHLIPNEMHETFIAKLNANRGGRDYKVTIRGGLCPFCRQMFNERLAKYDGEWQKVLTEIKVFRLLLSEQDRIGIGTFQPKDEKNQDSTELTGDINYRKIAEYGTDSDPRAFNFDGELNIANRGLVEFIEVLKLDVAFLYDLLGASQEHKIKPKKFAQTDIDEVILGHTNEPEYKKLQNNEFMEALRDRTVKIDIPYVTRLKDEVRIYEKDFNHERVHGKHIAPHTIEVAAMWAVLTRLVPPKHASLSLLQKLKLYNGKTLPGFTEDNVIELKREANSEGMRGISPRYIQDKISNALVAHPDEDNINPFMVLKELEDGLRHHSLISDEDTLKYFKELLSSVKEEYEDIVKNEVQRAIAADEDALSRLCSNYIDNVKAYTQREKVRNRYTGNYEEPDERLMRSVEEKIDIPDGRKDDFRREIMNYIGALAIDGRKFDYKTNERLQKALELKLFEDQKDTIKLTSLVSNVVDKATQEKIDVVKSRLIRNYGYNESSATDILTFVASIFARGQTKK comes from the coding sequence ATGGTCACGGGGAAATCACTACTGAATGAACTCCAGACCGCTTACGACGTCAACGACTATCGCAAGCTGCACTGGGAAGGCACGTTCGAAGATTATCTAAACGTCGTACTGGAAAACCCGAAGGTCACTCGTTCGGCCTACCAGCGACTCTACGATATGATCATCTCTTATGGCACCGAAGAGGTGTATGAAAACAAAGAGAAGATTATCCGTTTCAAATTTTTCACCGACTTCGCGACCCGGCAGGGTGATGGTATCTACGGTATCGACCGATCTCTGATGCAACTGGTCAATACCTTTAAATCGGCAGCTCAAGGCTACGGTACGGAACGACGCGTTCTGCTTCTGCACGGCCCCGTGGGCTCGGCAAAAAGCACGATAGCCCGCCTCCTGAAAAGAGGACTGGAAGAATATTCCCGCAGTGATGACGGCATGCTGTTCAGCTACTCCTGGAAAATGCCGGACGGCAACTGGCAGAAGTGCCCGATGCACGAGGAACCCCTGCATTTGATTCCCAATGAGATGCACGAAACGTTTATCGCCAAACTGAACGCCAATCGCGGGGGCCGGGATTATAAAGTCACCATTCGAGGCGGTTTATGCCCGTTCTGCCGGCAGATGTTCAACGAACGCCTGGCAAAGTACGATGGTGAATGGCAGAAGGTCCTGACCGAGATCAAAGTTTTCCGACTTCTTCTCTCCGAACAGGACCGCATCGGGATTGGCACGTTCCAGCCCAAGGACGAAAAGAACCAGGATAGCACGGAACTTACGGGCGATATCAACTATCGCAAGATCGCCGAGTATGGCACCGATAGCGATCCCCGGGCATTCAATTTCGATGGCGAACTGAATATCGCCAACCGCGGCCTGGTGGAGTTCATTGAAGTTCTTAAGCTTGATGTAGCCTTCCTTTACGATTTGCTGGGAGCTTCACAAGAGCACAAAATCAAGCCCAAGAAGTTCGCCCAGACCGATATCGACGAGGTCATTCTCGGGCACACCAACGAACCGGAATACAAGAAGCTCCAGAACAACGAATTCATGGAAGCCCTTCGCGACCGGACCGTGAAAATCGACATCCCCTACGTCACGCGATTGAAGGACGAAGTGCGGATCTACGAAAAGGACTTCAATCACGAACGAGTGCACGGCAAGCATATCGCCCCGCACACCATCGAAGTCGCGGCGATGTGGGCCGTGCTGACGCGTCTGGTGCCGCCCAAGCACGCCAGCCTCAGCCTGTTGCAGAAGCTGAAGCTGTATAACGGCAAAACCCTGCCGGGTTTCACGGAAGACAACGTCATCGAGCTGAAGCGCGAAGCCAACAGCGAGGGGATGCGGGGGATCTCGCCCCGATACATCCAGGATAAAATTTCCAATGCGTTAGTCGCCCATCCGGATGAGGATAACATCAATCCCTTCATGGTCTTAAAGGAACTGGAAGATGGTTTGAGACACCACTCCCTGATTTCCGATGAGGACACACTCAAATACTTCAAGGAACTTTTGAGCAGTGTGAAGGAGGAATACGAGGACATCGTGAAAAATGAAGTCCAACGGGCGATTGCCGCCGATGAAGATGCCCTCTCCCGCCTCTGTTCGAACTACATCGACAACGTCAAAGCCTATACGCAGCGAGAGAAAGTACGGAATCGCTACACCGGCAATTACGAGGAGCCGGACGAACGGCTGATGCGTTCGGTCGAGGAGAAAATCGATATTCCAGATGGTCGCAAGGATGATTTCCGCCGGGAAATCATGAATTACATTGGAGCCCTTGCCATCGATGGGCGAAAGTTCGATTATAAAACGAACGAACGTCTTCAAAAGGCCTTGGAACTCAAGCTGTTTGAAGACCAGAAGGATACCATCAAGCTCACCAGTCTGGTTTCCAACGTCGTCGATAAAGCGACGCAGGAAAAGATCGACGTGGTGAAAAGCCGCTTGATTCGCAACTACGGTTACAACGAATCGAGTGCCACCGACATTCTGACTTTCGTGGCCAGTATTTTCGCCCGGGGTCAGACCAAGAAATAG
- a CDS encoding ArnT family glycosyltransferase, which yields MSTENISEARRWRLLAAFLIAALTILRIIYLGYFCSFDLAPDEAHYWDWARNLDWSYYSKGPGVAWLIHASLSLFGSLSISLTGSELLAVRLPSVICGTLLLVALYKLTTRIYGNEKLAFLLIALASTLPVISAGSLLMTIDSPFVCAWSWALFFGYKAIFENSRISWLLLGLLVGAGILAKYTMALWFFSVGCFFLFTPTFRYQLGRRGIWIAGLISLLCCLPIFYWNWKNDWVTFKHVAVQAGVPMAQKNTGIRWLGPLEFLGGQLALMIGYWFVAWFAAMIVNRPGKQTDPKKLFLWWMSVPTVALFAGVTFKAAGQINWPVAAYISGMILTVGWLYEQWTSADLRFAKISRFGTYVAASIGLLLTAVVLDSRPYRAAVSPLVKAPTAADPFPIRKFDPTCRLRGWKYLAGEIDQIREELLKSDGAEPTIAGFSWMTPGLVGFFCKNHPSVFTIGPVFGDRHSQYDLWHPNPLADAQVFMGKTFVVVGTGSPDLTKAFDQVTPPRQVIYREDGQPISGWTIWVCRGYRGFDSVILDKSKTTY from the coding sequence ATGTCGACTGAGAATATTTCCGAGGCACGACGATGGCGGCTTTTGGCCGCGTTTCTGATTGCCGCGCTGACGATCCTCCGAATTATCTACCTTGGCTATTTTTGCAGTTTCGATTTGGCACCGGATGAAGCGCACTACTGGGATTGGGCCCGCAACCTCGACTGGAGCTATTACAGTAAGGGCCCGGGCGTCGCCTGGCTGATCCATGCCAGCTTGTCTCTATTCGGCTCCCTTTCGATTTCCTTAACCGGTTCAGAATTACTCGCGGTTCGGTTGCCTTCGGTAATCTGCGGAACTCTCTTGCTGGTCGCTTTGTACAAGCTGACGACCCGGATTTATGGCAACGAAAAACTCGCTTTTCTACTCATCGCTCTGGCCAGCACGCTCCCGGTTATTTCGGCCGGTTCGCTGCTGATGACGATCGACTCTCCGTTCGTGTGCGCCTGGTCCTGGGCACTTTTCTTCGGTTATAAAGCGATCTTTGAAAACAGCCGGATTTCCTGGCTTCTTCTCGGTCTATTAGTCGGTGCAGGAATTCTGGCCAAATACACAATGGCATTATGGTTTTTCTCAGTCGGTTGCTTCTTTCTATTCACCCCGACTTTTCGCTACCAACTGGGGCGAAGAGGCATCTGGATCGCGGGCCTTATCAGCCTGCTTTGCTGTCTGCCGATCTTTTACTGGAATTGGAAGAACGACTGGGTAACCTTCAAGCATGTGGCCGTGCAGGCAGGGGTGCCGATGGCCCAGAAGAACACGGGCATTCGCTGGCTGGGACCGCTGGAATTTCTCGGCGGCCAGCTGGCCCTGATGATCGGCTACTGGTTCGTAGCCTGGTTCGCGGCCATGATCGTCAACCGGCCGGGGAAGCAGACCGATCCCAAGAAGCTATTCCTCTGGTGGATGTCCGTTCCCACCGTGGCACTATTCGCGGGTGTGACATTCAAGGCAGCCGGTCAAATTAATTGGCCGGTGGCGGCATATATCTCGGGCATGATTTTAACCGTCGGCTGGCTTTACGAACAATGGACGAGTGCCGATCTCCGCTTTGCAAAAATTTCACGCTTCGGGACTTATGTCGCTGCGAGCATCGGCTTACTGCTCACGGCAGTCGTCCTTGATTCCCGGCCCTACCGGGCCGCCGTATCTCCTCTGGTCAAAGCTCCCACGGCAGCGGATCCGTTTCCAATTCGCAAATTCGATCCGACCTGTCGGCTCCGAGGCTGGAAATATCTGGCCGGAGAAATCGACCAGATTCGGGAAGAATTACTCAAGTCTGACGGAGCGGAACCGACAATCGCAGGATTTAGCTGGATGACACCCGGTTTAGTCGGCTTTTTTTGTAAAAATCACCCTTCCGTTTTTACAATCGGGCCGGTTTTTGGAGACCGCCACAGTCAGTACGATCTTTGGCACCCAAATCCCCTCGCGGATGCGCAAGTCTTCATGGGTAAGACGTTCGTGGTTGTCGGGACAGGAAGTCCTGACCTGACCAAAGCTTTCGATCAGGTCACTCCACCAAGGCAGGTGATCTACCGGGAAGATGGTCAGCCGATTAGCGGGTGGACTATCTGGGTGTGTCGCGGATACCGCGGTTTCGACTCGGTGATACTCGATAAATCGAAAACGACTTACTAA